A genomic stretch from Terriglobus sp. RCC_193 includes:
- a CDS encoding acyltransferase family protein: protein MASLTLETTQQQPTNAEPAKVNPPRRNIAVDAYRGLVMLLMMGEVLRFNAVSRAYPGSRFWQILAYNQSHVEWAGMSLHDTIQPGFTFLVGVALPYSIASRVRRSESFPRMMLHTLWRAILLIALGIFLRSTHSAMTNFTFEDTLTQIGLGYPIAFLLAFARPRWQWTALGVILLGYWAAWALYPLPGADFNYASVGIPADWHHNFTGFLAHWNKNSNLGQAFDVWFLNLFPREHPFLFNSGGYLTLSFIPTLGTMLLGLACGRWIKAAEPGVPMRRMLQAAAILIAAGLLLHFSHICPIVKRIWTPAWTLFSGGVCFLFLAALTWLIEVKQFRRWAFPLTVVGMNSIAAYLMAHLWEKFISSSFQIHLGLRPFLIFGAVLEPLMMGIAVMVVYWLILYWMFQRKLFLRI, encoded by the coding sequence ATGGCTTCTCTGACATTGGAAACGACACAGCAACAGCCAACGAACGCAGAACCTGCAAAGGTCAACCCACCGCGACGAAACATTGCCGTGGATGCCTACCGTGGCCTTGTAATGCTGTTGATGATGGGTGAAGTGTTGCGCTTCAACGCCGTCTCCCGAGCCTATCCCGGCAGCCGATTCTGGCAGATCCTCGCTTACAACCAGAGCCACGTGGAGTGGGCAGGCATGTCGCTGCACGACACCATCCAGCCGGGCTTCACATTCCTTGTCGGTGTCGCACTTCCCTATTCGATTGCTAGTCGTGTCCGTAGAAGCGAAAGCTTTCCGCGCATGATGCTGCACACACTGTGGCGCGCAATTCTTCTCATAGCGCTTGGCATCTTTCTTCGCTCCACGCACAGCGCGATGACGAACTTTACCTTTGAGGACACGCTCACACAGATCGGCCTGGGATATCCAATCGCCTTCCTGCTTGCCTTCGCACGCCCCCGTTGGCAATGGACAGCACTGGGTGTGATTCTTCTCGGCTATTGGGCGGCATGGGCGCTGTATCCGCTTCCGGGCGCAGACTTCAATTACGCATCCGTCGGCATCCCCGCAGACTGGCATCACAACTTCACAGGCTTCCTTGCTCACTGGAATAAGAACAGCAACCTGGGGCAAGCCTTCGATGTCTGGTTCCTGAACCTATTCCCACGAGAACATCCGTTCCTCTTTAACAGCGGCGGTTACTTGACCCTCAGCTTCATTCCCACACTCGGAACCATGCTGCTGGGTCTTGCCTGCGGGCGCTGGATTAAGGCTGCTGAACCGGGTGTCCCCATGCGACGCATGTTGCAGGCAGCAGCCATTCTCATTGCCGCTGGACTACTGCTTCACTTCAGCCACATCTGCCCCATCGTCAAACGCATCTGGACACCGGCATGGACGCTGTTCAGCGGAGGCGTCTGCTTCCTCTTCCTCGCTGCACTCACATGGCTCATTGAAGTGAAACAGTTTCGCCGATGGGCCTTCCCACTTACGGTGGTCGGCATGAACTCCATCGCCGCTTACCTGATGGCACACCTGTGGGAGAAGTTCATCAGCAGCAGCTTCCAGATCCACCTTGGCCTGCGGCCGTTTCTGATCTTTGGCGCCGTGCTCGAACCACTGATGATGGGCATTGCTGTAATGGTGGTGTACTGGCTGATTCTCTACTGGATGTTCCAGCGAAAACTTTTCCTGCGAATCTGA
- a CDS encoding protein-disulfide reductase DsbD N-terminal domain-containing protein has product MRSITTGLNALRLAAALIGLLLVGLKTSYAQRMNVGQPTAVKKGHVDFIADGQSIAANQPATVKLHFRVDPGFHINSHSPKSDVLIPTRLTVAMLPGDPEVTNVDFPAGEPFSFAFEPKQKLDVYQGDVVLTAHLKAKPGPHTLKAELYYQACDHAACYPPKKLSIEQPYTAK; this is encoded by the coding sequence ATGCGTTCCATCACAACCGGATTGAATGCACTCCGCTTGGCAGCAGCGCTGATCGGGCTTTTGCTTGTTGGTCTGAAAACCTCGTATGCACAGAGAATGAACGTGGGCCAGCCCACCGCAGTAAAGAAAGGCCATGTCGATTTCATCGCAGACGGCCAATCCATCGCAGCGAATCAGCCTGCAACCGTGAAGCTGCACTTTCGCGTGGACCCTGGGTTTCACATCAACTCGCATAGCCCAAAGAGCGATGTCCTGATCCCCACGCGGCTCACCGTTGCCATGCTGCCCGGTGATCCAGAAGTCACCAACGTCGACTTCCCTGCTGGCGAGCCATTCTCCTTCGCCTTTGAACCCAAGCAGAAGCTGGACGTGTATCAGGGCGACGTCGTTCTGACGGCGCACCTGAAGGCAAAGCCCGGTCCGCACACGCTCAAAGCCGAGCTGTACTACCAGGCCTGCGATCATGCCGCCTGCTATCCGCCGAAGAAGTTGTCCATCGAACAGCCGTACACCGCGAAGTAA
- a CDS encoding TlpA family protein disulfide reductase produces the protein MRNALVGGIIVVVVVVLVWAGIHNVKARHAAEADAKNHQMNITVDKPGASASMDSPIADLRGKPAAIFTLTSNTGKRISLNDYKGKPVLLNFWATWCTPCKVEMPWFEEFQKKYAAQGLQVVGINEDEDAKSPEIQAQIKKVLENTGVDYTILMSDSKVGEAYGGLDVLPATFFIDRNGKIVAQAIGLAPKEEAEANIQKILGGS, from the coding sequence ATGCGAAATGCCCTGGTGGGTGGAATCATTGTCGTGGTCGTCGTTGTGCTGGTCTGGGCCGGCATTCACAACGTAAAGGCGCGCCACGCTGCGGAAGCCGACGCAAAGAATCACCAAATGAACATCACCGTGGACAAGCCCGGTGCTTCGGCGTCGATGGATTCGCCCATCGCGGACCTCCGCGGCAAGCCCGCAGCCATTTTCACCCTGACCAGCAACACCGGCAAGCGCATTTCTCTGAATGACTACAAGGGCAAGCCCGTTCTGTTGAACTTCTGGGCCACCTGGTGCACCCCCTGCAAGGTGGAGATGCCGTGGTTTGAGGAATTCCAGAAGAAGTACGCCGCGCAGGGTCTGCAGGTGGTCGGCATCAACGAAGATGAAGACGCCAAGAGCCCCGAGATTCAGGCGCAGATCAAGAAGGTGCTGGAAAACACCGGCGTCGACTACACCATCCTGATGAGCGACAGCAAGGTGGGCGAGGCCTACGGCGGCCTGGATGTTCTGCCCGCAACCTTCTTCATCGACCGCAACGGCAAGATCGTCGCGCAAGCCATCGGTCTCGCTCCCAAGGAAGAGGCCGAAGCCAATATCCAGAAGATTCTGGGAGGGAGCTAA
- a CDS encoding MFS transporter, with the protein MAYSTEQLALYRRISLRVAPLALLLYLVAFLDRVNVSFAALTMNHDLGISETTYGLAAGVFFLGYMVLAIPSNYMIVKVGAPRWVALLMITWGIVGCATAFVHGAPAYITLRFLLGAAESGFLPGLVYYLTRWLPGKARAGILALLYLAIPLSSVIGSPISAALLRMNGMGGLHGWQWLFLLEAIPAIVLGCAVPWLLDDGPHTATWLSDEDKQMLRQSIEEEASVTLHATGSERAPMGLLALLAATYFMLMIGLYELGFWTPRLIASHGVSLRWLGWLNALPYAVGAVTLLPWCRWSDRIASRGGGRQWILAASFLSGCAGFVLTALAPSLPVLLVAISIAAFGVYVSMPVFWAGVSQRVSPAVVAFAIALINSIGNIGGFLGPYATGWLLDRTHSYAVGLTCTAAALFIGTVLVLLAFRKNTNASTLS; encoded by the coding sequence GTGGCCTATTCCACCGAACAACTTGCGCTCTATCGCCGCATCTCTTTGCGCGTGGCGCCGCTGGCGCTGCTGCTGTACCTGGTCGCATTTCTTGATCGCGTAAACGTCAGCTTCGCCGCGCTCACCATGAACCACGACCTCGGCATCTCCGAGACCACCTACGGTCTTGCTGCGGGCGTCTTCTTCCTGGGCTACATGGTGCTGGCCATCCCCAGCAACTACATGATCGTAAAAGTCGGAGCACCGCGCTGGGTCGCGCTACTGATGATCACGTGGGGCATTGTCGGCTGCGCCACCGCCTTTGTTCATGGCGCACCGGCATACATCACACTGCGTTTCCTGCTTGGCGCAGCAGAATCCGGCTTCCTGCCCGGCCTGGTCTATTACCTGACGCGATGGCTCCCCGGGAAGGCTCGCGCCGGGATACTTGCCCTGCTGTATCTGGCCATTCCGCTGTCCAGTGTCATCGGTTCGCCGATCTCTGCGGCGCTGCTGCGCATGAACGGCATGGGTGGCCTGCATGGATGGCAGTGGCTCTTTCTGCTGGAAGCAATACCCGCCATCGTTCTGGGATGTGCGGTGCCCTGGCTGCTCGATGACGGGCCGCATACGGCCACATGGCTCAGTGACGAAGATAAGCAGATGCTCCGTCAGAGCATAGAAGAAGAGGCCTCTGTCACCCTTCACGCGACAGGTTCGGAACGAGCGCCGATGGGCCTGCTGGCGTTGCTGGCCGCCACCTACTTCATGCTGATGATCGGCCTCTACGAACTCGGCTTCTGGACACCGCGATTGATTGCAAGCCACGGTGTCAGCCTGCGGTGGCTGGGCTGGCTGAACGCACTGCCCTATGCCGTGGGAGCGGTCACACTGCTGCCGTGGTGCCGTTGGTCTGACCGCATCGCCTCGCGCGGTGGTGGTCGCCAGTGGATACTCGCAGCGTCGTTTCTCTCCGGCTGTGCAGGCTTTGTGTTGACTGCACTTGCACCATCGCTGCCAGTCCTGCTGGTCGCCATCTCCATCGCAGCGTTCGGCGTGTACGTCTCCATGCCCGTCTTCTGGGCGGGAGTCAGCCAGCGTGTATCACCTGCCGTCGTGGCCTTTGCGATTGCCCTGATCAATTCCATCGGCAATATCGGCGGCTTCCTTGGCCCGTATGCCACTGGCTGGCTTCTCGACCGCACACACAGCTATGCCGTGGGACTTACCTGCACCGCAGCAGCATTGTTCATTGGCACCGTGCTGGTTTTGCTGGCGTTTCGCAAAAACACCAATGCATCAACGCTTTCATAA
- the tilS gene encoding tRNA lysidine(34) synthetase TilS, translating into MAASSRVALPLNRSLLKMGERIAVAVSGGADSTALLLALQEEAAELGIGVSAAHLHHGIRSEEADADLEFLRGLCARLDIPLHVDHIDVPARAAAEGETVEEAARHARLAFFDQLMQQGTVHSVATAHTQDDQAETVMMKLIRGAWTEGLGGISPMMERASGRLIRPLLPASRQDVLAFLKNRDQKWCEDSTNASTVYTRNRVRGVLMPLLREFNPSIGATLSAIAELAREEHARWQPEIARLLQQLAMPGKPVRGGGRAVATLPEEQGVAFELERLRVLDLPTRRRLIRAAVERMGVRLGAAETLRILLLAGLAPPETPPDPTVPTKPNSRLQLAHGLRAERSVRELRLVRVSDGSPKR; encoded by the coding sequence ATGGCTGCTTCCTCTCGCGTTGCTCTTCCACTCAACCGTTCGCTGCTGAAGATGGGCGAGCGCATTGCCGTTGCCGTCAGCGGTGGCGCCGACTCCACCGCGCTGTTGTTGGCATTGCAGGAAGAGGCGGCAGAATTGGGCATTGGGGTGTCCGCGGCGCATCTGCATCATGGCATTCGCAGTGAAGAAGCGGATGCTGACCTGGAATTTCTGCGCGGTCTTTGCGCGCGGCTGGATATTCCGCTGCATGTGGATCACATTGACGTTCCGGCGCGTGCTGCGGCGGAGGGGGAGACGGTCGAAGAGGCAGCACGCCATGCGCGTCTGGCATTTTTCGACCAATTGATGCAGCAGGGAACCGTTCATTCCGTTGCCACGGCGCACACGCAGGACGATCAGGCCGAAACCGTGATGATGAAACTGATTCGCGGTGCATGGACAGAGGGGCTGGGTGGAATTTCGCCGATGATGGAGCGCGCTTCCGGCAGGCTTATTCGGCCCTTGCTGCCTGCGTCGAGACAGGATGTGCTGGCGTTTCTGAAAAACCGCGACCAGAAGTGGTGCGAGGATTCCACCAATGCCTCTACGGTGTATACGCGGAACCGTGTTCGCGGGGTGCTGATGCCTTTGTTGCGAGAGTTTAACCCGTCCATCGGTGCGACACTTTCGGCCATAGCCGAACTGGCTCGCGAGGAGCACGCGCGCTGGCAGCCGGAGATTGCGCGGTTACTCCAGCAGCTTGCAATGCCTGGGAAACCAGTACGTGGTGGTGGGCGTGCCGTGGCGACATTGCCGGAGGAGCAGGGTGTGGCCTTTGAACTGGAACGGCTGCGGGTTCTGGATTTGCCGACGCGGCGGCGGTTGATTCGAGCAGCCGTTGAGCGAATGGGCGTACGTTTAGGGGCTGCGGAGACTCTGCGCATCCTTTTGCTGGCGGGGCTGGCACCGCCGGAGACGCCGCCGGACCCCACGGTTCCGACGAAGCCGAACAGCCGGTTGCAACTGGCGCATGGACTGCGTGCCGAGCGGTCAGTCCGGGAGCTTCGGCTGGTCCGGGTGAGCGATGGCAGCCCAAAGCGGTAA
- a CDS encoding alpha/beta hydrolase family protein, whose protein sequence is MSMFLSRSAAVAMMFCGVSLVALSQSAAPHQNRAAMETIQIPSHGSLMNGLVYVAEGAGPHPVVVLLHGFPGNEQNLDLAQDMRRAGWDVVFFHYRGAWGSPGDYSFTHVVEDVASAVTYVRDPANARKLRADSKHIVLLGHSAGGFAAVQAGAADPNIIAVGLISAADLGGRVPEHLPKQAEAVAHKRISESLAAEGMAPLSGTSPDALAQETLDHAAQWRFLANAKALSTRPLLNVTSDDGLAGMDDALAEAARKDGDAAVTSVHFATDHAYSDKRIELSAAVLQWLKGLPLK, encoded by the coding sequence ATGAGCATGTTTCTTTCGCGCAGCGCTGCTGTCGCTATGATGTTTTGCGGTGTATCCCTTGTGGCGTTGTCTCAATCGGCGGCACCGCATCAGAATCGCGCCGCGATGGAAACCATTCAGATTCCCAGCCACGGCTCCCTGATGAATGGACTCGTGTATGTTGCGGAGGGCGCTGGCCCGCATCCGGTGGTCGTGCTGTTGCACGGCTTTCCGGGCAACGAACAGAATCTTGATCTGGCCCAGGATATGCGCCGCGCCGGATGGGATGTGGTGTTCTTCCACTACCGCGGTGCGTGGGGCTCACCGGGAGATTATTCGTTTACGCATGTGGTGGAAGACGTTGCTTCTGCTGTGACCTATGTGCGCGACCCTGCCAATGCTCGAAAGCTGCGTGCGGACAGCAAACATATCGTGTTACTCGGACACAGTGCGGGAGGCTTTGCCGCGGTGCAGGCTGGTGCAGCGGACCCCAACATCATTGCAGTGGGCCTGATTTCGGCAGCGGATCTTGGAGGGAGAGTCCCGGAACATCTTCCGAAGCAGGCAGAAGCCGTCGCGCATAAGCGGATCAGCGAAAGCCTTGCTGCGGAGGGGATGGCGCCGCTGAGTGGCACATCGCCGGATGCGCTGGCGCAGGAGACGCTGGATCACGCGGCGCAGTGGCGCTTTCTTGCCAATGCCAAGGCACTCTCCACGCGGCCCCTGCTGAATGTCACATCAGACGATGGTCTGGCCGGAATGGATGATGCGCTGGCTGAGGCCGCGCGCAAGGATGGCGATGCGGCGGTGACCTCAGTGCATTTTGCGACGGATCATGCCTACTCTGACAAGCGTATCGAGTTATCCGCAGCCGTGCTTCAGTGGTTGAAAGGCCTGCCGCTAAAGTAG
- the ftsH gene encoding ATP-dependent zinc metalloprotease FtsH produces MNSTVKTVLIWVLMIACVISVWQFVMHSATGGHDSAISLTQLQDYADKGRVAEVTVNGTDVTGKFKDSKESFHTTIPANYPDLYTNLHDKGVNVTIKDQSNSFWFAALVQFLPMMLILGVFLFFLRQMQSGGNKALSFGKSRARLLSLQQKKVTFKDVAGVDEAKEELKEIIEFLREAQKFQKLGGRIPKGVLLVGPPGTGKTLLARAVAGEANVPFFSISGSDFVEMFVGVGASRVRDLFEQGKKNAPCIIFIDEIDAVGRHRGAGLGGGHDEREQTLNQLLVEMDGFESNEGVILIAATNRPDVLDPALLRPGRFDRRVIVDRPDIRGREEVLKVHAKKVPMADDVNLNILARGTPGFSGADLANMVNEAALTAARHNRKAVHMFDFEVAKDKVLMGAERKSMLLSDQEKKVTAYHEAGHTLVSALTENSDPLHKVTIIPRGMALGVTVYLPEEDQHTVTKGYLQARLAMMMGGRCAEEIFLKEMTTGAGNDIERATELARKMVCEYGMSKMGPMTYGKKEGGEIFLGREIQQHRDFSDSTAQAIDAEVRRFMDEAYSHAYNVLDTNHDIMHRMSQLLLERETLDAEEIKLIIAGKDLPPMKSALAYAEPGGGDTQKVIKPESGRAPGFGEGRPSPA; encoded by the coding sequence TTGAATTCCACTGTAAAGACCGTCCTGATCTGGGTGCTGATGATTGCTTGTGTCATCTCCGTCTGGCAGTTCGTCATGCACAGCGCCACCGGCGGTCACGATTCGGCCATTAGCCTCACGCAGTTGCAGGACTACGCCGATAAAGGCCGCGTCGCCGAGGTTACGGTCAACGGAACTGACGTCACCGGCAAGTTCAAGGACTCGAAGGAGTCCTTCCACACGACCATCCCGGCAAACTACCCGGACCTCTACACCAACCTGCACGACAAGGGCGTGAATGTCACCATCAAGGACCAGTCGAACTCATTCTGGTTTGCGGCGCTGGTGCAGTTCCTGCCCATGATGCTGATTCTTGGTGTTTTCCTGTTCTTCCTGCGGCAGATGCAGTCGGGCGGAAACAAGGCTCTCAGCTTTGGCAAAAGCCGCGCACGCCTGCTTTCGTTGCAGCAGAAGAAGGTCACGTTCAAGGACGTGGCTGGCGTGGATGAAGCCAAGGAAGAGCTGAAGGAAATCATTGAATTCCTGCGTGAAGCGCAGAAGTTCCAGAAGCTGGGCGGCCGCATCCCCAAGGGCGTGCTGCTCGTCGGACCTCCCGGAACCGGTAAAACCCTGCTGGCTCGCGCGGTTGCAGGCGAGGCGAACGTGCCGTTCTTCTCCATCTCCGGTTCGGACTTTGTGGAGATGTTCGTCGGCGTGGGTGCATCGCGTGTGCGCGACCTGTTTGAGCAGGGCAAGAAGAACGCTCCGTGCATCATCTTCATCGATGAAATCGACGCAGTCGGTCGTCACCGTGGCGCTGGCCTCGGCGGCGGACACGACGAGCGCGAGCAGACGTTGAACCAACTCCTTGTTGAGATGGATGGCTTCGAATCGAACGAAGGCGTCATCCTGATTGCCGCGACGAACCGTCCTGATGTTCTGGATCCTGCGCTGCTGCGTCCCGGTCGTTTCGACCGCCGCGTCATCGTGGATCGCCCGGACATCCGTGGCCGCGAGGAAGTCCTCAAGGTCCACGCGAAGAAGGTTCCCATGGCCGACGACGTGAACCTGAACATCCTCGCTCGTGGCACACCAGGCTTCAGCGGTGCTGACCTGGCGAACATGGTGAATGAGGCTGCTCTTACGGCGGCGCGTCACAATCGCAAGGCCGTGCACATGTTCGACTTTGAAGTCGCCAAGGACAAGGTCCTGATGGGTGCGGAGCGCAAGAGCATGTTGCTTTCCGACCAGGAGAAGAAGGTGACGGCGTACCACGAAGCCGGCCATACCCTCGTCTCTGCGCTGACGGAGAACAGTGATCCGCTGCACAAGGTCACCATCATTCCGCGCGGTATGGCGCTGGGTGTCACGGTGTACCTGCCGGAAGAGGATCAGCACACTGTCACCAAGGGCTATCTGCAGGCTCGCCTGGCCATGATGATGGGCGGGCGCTGCGCCGAGGAAATCTTCCTGAAGGAGATGACCACGGGGGCGGGCAACGACATTGAGCGCGCCACGGAACTGGCACGCAAGATGGTCTGCGAGTACGGCATGTCCAAGATGGGCCCCATGACCTACGGCAAGAAGGAAGGCGGCGAAATTTTCCTGGGTCGCGAGATCCAGCAGCACCGCGACTTCTCCGATTCGACGGCGCAGGCCATCGACGCCGAGGTGAGGCGGTTCATGGATGAGGCTTACAGCCACGCCTATAACGTGCTGGATACCAACCACGACATCATGCATCGCATGAGCCAGCTTCTGCTGGAGCGTGAGACGCTGGATGCCGAGGAGATCAAGCTGATCATCGCGGGCAAAGATCTGCCGCCGATGAAGTCTGCTCTTGCCTATGCCGAACCCGGTGGTGGCGATACGCAGAAGGTCATCAAACCGGAATCAGGCCGCGCGCCGGGCTTCGGTGAAGGCCGTCCTTCTCCGGCGTAA